One Prunus dulcis chromosome 7, ALMONDv2, whole genome shotgun sequence DNA segment encodes these proteins:
- the LOC117633787 gene encoding protein EMSY-LIKE 1-like isoform X3: MDYDISDSSGTDDDLPPSHQNRIPRGAHVTAKERSAVGSISFSRMYTDMEAQIHHLEQEAYCAVLRAFKAQSDAITWEKESLITELRKELRVSDDEHRELLTKVNSDDIISKIREWRKGGGHQAARLSASQPVYDLLPSPTVSASRKKQKTSQSHGQPFPGLSSMKSMQYPSTGPTLSRQLTGRSSSGPLVGNEPVEAATFDSLIGRKVWTRWPEDNSFYEAVITEYNRTEGRHALVYDINTANETWEWVDLKEISREDIRWEGEDPGLSHRGGHGGGQGGRRVKKSLNHGGVTPGAGRGRGPIKPQSKKEIHLSQNGVGKKMPDDLELLNTDTLVKEVERVFNANHPDPFELEKARKMLKDHEQALVDAIARLAYASDGETDGEHTFLHGRSMDG; encoded by the exons ATGGACTATGATATCTCCGACAGCAGCG GTACTGATGATGATCTTCCTCCATCTCATCAAAACAGAATTCCAAGAGGGGCTCACGTCAcagcaaaagaaagatctgCAGTAGGTTCTATCTCATTTTCTAGGATGTATACAGACATGGAGGCCCAAATTCATCACCTAGAGCAAGAAGCATACTGTGCAGTCCTGCGTGCTTTTAAAGCTCAGTCTGATGCGATTACTTGG GAGAAGGAAAGCTTGATTACCGAACTTAGGAAAGAGCTGAGAGTATCAGATGATGAACACAGAGAACTTCTGACCAAGGTTAATTCTGATGACATCATCAGTAAGATAAG AGAGTGGAGAAAAGGAGGCGGGCATCAAGCTGCTAGGCTTAGTGCATCTCAGCCTGTCTATGATCTATTACCCAGTCCTACTGTTTCTGCGTCGcgaaagaaacagaaaacatcTCAATCG CATGGTCAGCCATTCCCTGGTTTATCCTCAATGAAGTCCATGCAGTACCCGTCGACAGGACCTACTTTGAGTAGACAATTAACTGGCCGTAGCTCTTCTGGTCCCCTTGTTGGAAATGAACCTGTTGAAGCAGCAACATTTGATTCATTAATCGGAAGGAAAGTATGGACCAGATGGCCTGAAGACAACAGCTTCTATGAGGCCGTTATCACTGAATACAACCGCACTGAG GGTCGACATGCATTGGTCTATGATATAAATACAGCAAACGAGACATGGGAATGGGTTGATCTCAAGGAG ATCTCTCGTGAGGATATCCGTTGGGAAGGTGAGGATCCGGGCCTATCTCATCGAGGGGGCCATGGCGGTGGGCAAGGAGGACGCAGGGTTAAGAAATCTTTGAACCATGGCGGTGTTACTCCAGGTGCTGGAAGAGGACGAGGACCCATAAAGCCCcaatcaaaaaaagaaattcatcTGTCACAAAATGGTGTAGGGAAGAAGATGCCAGATGATCTGGAATTATTAAATACTGATACTCTGGTAAAGGAG gTGGAGAGAGTTTTCAATGCAAATCATCCAGATCCTTTTGAGCTtgaaaaagcaaggaaaatgCTGAAA GATCATGAACAGGCCCTTGTTGATGCCATCGCAAGGCTTGCATATGCATCGGATGGCGAAA CAGATGGAGAGCATACGTTTCTGCATGGTCGATCAATGGATGGATAA
- the LOC117633787 gene encoding protein EMSY-LIKE 1-like isoform X6 — MYTDMEAQIHHLEQEAYCAVLRAFKAQSDAITWEKESLITELRKELRVSDDEHRELLTKVNSDDIISKIREWRKGGGHQAARLSASQPVYDLLPSPTVSASRKKQKTSQSHGQPFPGLSSMKSMQYPSTGPTLSRQLTGRSSSGPLVGNEPVEAATFDSLIGRKVWTRWPEDNSFYEAVITEYNRTEGRHALVYDINTANETWEWVDLKEISREDIRWEGEDPGLSHRGGHGGGQGGRRVKKSLNHGGVTPGAGRGRGPIKPQSKKEIHLSQNGVGKKMPDDLELLNTDTLVKEVERVFNANHPDPFELEKARKMLKDHEQALVDAIARLAYASDGESADGEHTFLHGRSMDG, encoded by the exons ATGTATACAGACATGGAGGCCCAAATTCATCACCTAGAGCAAGAAGCATACTGTGCAGTCCTGCGTGCTTTTAAAGCTCAGTCTGATGCGATTACTTGG GAGAAGGAAAGCTTGATTACCGAACTTAGGAAAGAGCTGAGAGTATCAGATGATGAACACAGAGAACTTCTGACCAAGGTTAATTCTGATGACATCATCAGTAAGATAAG AGAGTGGAGAAAAGGAGGCGGGCATCAAGCTGCTAGGCTTAGTGCATCTCAGCCTGTCTATGATCTATTACCCAGTCCTACTGTTTCTGCGTCGcgaaagaaacagaaaacatcTCAATCG CATGGTCAGCCATTCCCTGGTTTATCCTCAATGAAGTCCATGCAGTACCCGTCGACAGGACCTACTTTGAGTAGACAATTAACTGGCCGTAGCTCTTCTGGTCCCCTTGTTGGAAATGAACCTGTTGAAGCAGCAACATTTGATTCATTAATCGGAAGGAAAGTATGGACCAGATGGCCTGAAGACAACAGCTTCTATGAGGCCGTTATCACTGAATACAACCGCACTGAG GGTCGACATGCATTGGTCTATGATATAAATACAGCAAACGAGACATGGGAATGGGTTGATCTCAAGGAG ATCTCTCGTGAGGATATCCGTTGGGAAGGTGAGGATCCGGGCCTATCTCATCGAGGGGGCCATGGCGGTGGGCAAGGAGGACGCAGGGTTAAGAAATCTTTGAACCATGGCGGTGTTACTCCAGGTGCTGGAAGAGGACGAGGACCCATAAAGCCCcaatcaaaaaaagaaattcatcTGTCACAAAATGGTGTAGGGAAGAAGATGCCAGATGATCTGGAATTATTAAATACTGATACTCTGGTAAAGGAG gTGGAGAGAGTTTTCAATGCAAATCATCCAGATCCTTTTGAGCTtgaaaaagcaaggaaaatgCTGAAA GATCATGAACAGGCCCTTGTTGATGCCATCGCAAGGCTTGCATATGCATCGGATGGCGAAAGTG CAGATGGAGAGCATACGTTTCTGCATGGTCGATCAATGGATGGATAA
- the LOC117633787 gene encoding protein EMSY-LIKE 1-like isoform X2 — protein sequence MDYDISDSSGTDDDLPPSHQNRIPRGAHVTAKERSAVGSISFSRMYTDMEAQIHHLEQEAYCAVLRAFKAQSDAITWEKESLITELRKELRVSDDEHRELLTKVNSDDIISKIREWRKGGGHQAARLSASQPVYDLLPSPTVSASRKKQKTSQSHGQPFPGLSSMKSMQYPSTGPTLSRQLTGRSSSGPLVGNEPVEAATFDSLIGRKVWTRWPEDNSFYEAVITEYNRTEGRHALVYDINTANETWEWVDLKEISREDIRWEGEDPGLSHRGGHGGGQGGRRVKKSLNHGGVTPGAGRGRGPIKPQSKKEIHLSQNGVGKKMPDDLELLNTDTLVKEVERVFNANHPDPFELEKARKMLKDHEQALVDAIARLAYASDGESDGEHTFLHGRSMDG from the exons ATGGACTATGATATCTCCGACAGCAGCG GTACTGATGATGATCTTCCTCCATCTCATCAAAACAGAATTCCAAGAGGGGCTCACGTCAcagcaaaagaaagatctgCAGTAGGTTCTATCTCATTTTCTAGGATGTATACAGACATGGAGGCCCAAATTCATCACCTAGAGCAAGAAGCATACTGTGCAGTCCTGCGTGCTTTTAAAGCTCAGTCTGATGCGATTACTTGG GAGAAGGAAAGCTTGATTACCGAACTTAGGAAAGAGCTGAGAGTATCAGATGATGAACACAGAGAACTTCTGACCAAGGTTAATTCTGATGACATCATCAGTAAGATAAG AGAGTGGAGAAAAGGAGGCGGGCATCAAGCTGCTAGGCTTAGTGCATCTCAGCCTGTCTATGATCTATTACCCAGTCCTACTGTTTCTGCGTCGcgaaagaaacagaaaacatcTCAATCG CATGGTCAGCCATTCCCTGGTTTATCCTCAATGAAGTCCATGCAGTACCCGTCGACAGGACCTACTTTGAGTAGACAATTAACTGGCCGTAGCTCTTCTGGTCCCCTTGTTGGAAATGAACCTGTTGAAGCAGCAACATTTGATTCATTAATCGGAAGGAAAGTATGGACCAGATGGCCTGAAGACAACAGCTTCTATGAGGCCGTTATCACTGAATACAACCGCACTGAG GGTCGACATGCATTGGTCTATGATATAAATACAGCAAACGAGACATGGGAATGGGTTGATCTCAAGGAG ATCTCTCGTGAGGATATCCGTTGGGAAGGTGAGGATCCGGGCCTATCTCATCGAGGGGGCCATGGCGGTGGGCAAGGAGGACGCAGGGTTAAGAAATCTTTGAACCATGGCGGTGTTACTCCAGGTGCTGGAAGAGGACGAGGACCCATAAAGCCCcaatcaaaaaaagaaattcatcTGTCACAAAATGGTGTAGGGAAGAAGATGCCAGATGATCTGGAATTATTAAATACTGATACTCTGGTAAAGGAG gTGGAGAGAGTTTTCAATGCAAATCATCCAGATCCTTTTGAGCTtgaaaaagcaaggaaaatgCTGAAA GATCATGAACAGGCCCTTGTTGATGCCATCGCAAGGCTTGCATATGCATCGGATGGCGAAAGTG ATGGAGAGCATACGTTTCTGCATGGTCGATCAATGGATGGATAA
- the LOC117633787 gene encoding protein EMSY-LIKE 3-like isoform X5, which yields MDYDISDSSGTDDDLPPSHQNRIPRGAHVTAKERSAVGSISFSRMYTDMEAQIHHLEQEAYCAVLRAFKAQSDAITWEKESLITELRKELRVSDDEHRELLTKVNSDDIISKIREWRKGGGHQAARLSASQPVYDLLPSPTVSASRKKQKTSQSHGQPFPGLSSMKSMQYPSTGPTLSRQLTGRSSSGPLVGNEPVEAATFDSLIGRKVWTRWPEDNSFYEAVITEYNRTEISREDIRWEGEDPGLSHRGGHGGGQGGRRVKKSLNHGGVTPGAGRGRGPIKPQSKKEIHLSQNGVGKKMPDDLELLNTDTLVKEVERVFNANHPDPFELEKARKMLKDHEQALVDAIARLAYASDGESADGEHTFLHGRSMDG from the exons ATGGACTATGATATCTCCGACAGCAGCG GTACTGATGATGATCTTCCTCCATCTCATCAAAACAGAATTCCAAGAGGGGCTCACGTCAcagcaaaagaaagatctgCAGTAGGTTCTATCTCATTTTCTAGGATGTATACAGACATGGAGGCCCAAATTCATCACCTAGAGCAAGAAGCATACTGTGCAGTCCTGCGTGCTTTTAAAGCTCAGTCTGATGCGATTACTTGG GAGAAGGAAAGCTTGATTACCGAACTTAGGAAAGAGCTGAGAGTATCAGATGATGAACACAGAGAACTTCTGACCAAGGTTAATTCTGATGACATCATCAGTAAGATAAG AGAGTGGAGAAAAGGAGGCGGGCATCAAGCTGCTAGGCTTAGTGCATCTCAGCCTGTCTATGATCTATTACCCAGTCCTACTGTTTCTGCGTCGcgaaagaaacagaaaacatcTCAATCG CATGGTCAGCCATTCCCTGGTTTATCCTCAATGAAGTCCATGCAGTACCCGTCGACAGGACCTACTTTGAGTAGACAATTAACTGGCCGTAGCTCTTCTGGTCCCCTTGTTGGAAATGAACCTGTTGAAGCAGCAACATTTGATTCATTAATCGGAAGGAAAGTATGGACCAGATGGCCTGAAGACAACAGCTTCTATGAGGCCGTTATCACTGAATACAACCGCACTGAG ATCTCTCGTGAGGATATCCGTTGGGAAGGTGAGGATCCGGGCCTATCTCATCGAGGGGGCCATGGCGGTGGGCAAGGAGGACGCAGGGTTAAGAAATCTTTGAACCATGGCGGTGTTACTCCAGGTGCTGGAAGAGGACGAGGACCCATAAAGCCCcaatcaaaaaaagaaattcatcTGTCACAAAATGGTGTAGGGAAGAAGATGCCAGATGATCTGGAATTATTAAATACTGATACTCTGGTAAAGGAG gTGGAGAGAGTTTTCAATGCAAATCATCCAGATCCTTTTGAGCTtgaaaaagcaaggaaaatgCTGAAA GATCATGAACAGGCCCTTGTTGATGCCATCGCAAGGCTTGCATATGCATCGGATGGCGAAAGTG CAGATGGAGAGCATACGTTTCTGCATGGTCGATCAATGGATGGATAA
- the LOC117633787 gene encoding protein EMSY-LIKE 1-like isoform X4, with amino-acid sequence MDYDISDSSGTDDDLPPSHQNRIPRGAHVTAKERSAVGSISFSRMYTDMEAQIHHLEQEAYCAVLRAFKAQSDAITWEKESLITELRKELRVSDDEHRELLTKVNSDDIISKIREWRKGGGHQAARLSASQPVYDLLPSPTVSASRKKQKTSQSHGQPFPGLSSMKSMQYPSTGPTLSRQLTGRSSSGPLVGNEPVEAATFDSLIGRKVWTRWPEDNSFYEAVITEYNRTEGRHALVYDINTANETWEWVDLKEISREDIRWEGEDPGLSHRGGHGGGQGGRRVKKSLNHGGVTPGAGRGRGPIKPQSKKEIHLSQNGVGKKMPDDLELLNTDTLVKEVERVFNANHPDPFELEKARKMLKDHEQALVDAIARLAYASDGENGEHTFLHGRSMDG; translated from the exons ATGGACTATGATATCTCCGACAGCAGCG GTACTGATGATGATCTTCCTCCATCTCATCAAAACAGAATTCCAAGAGGGGCTCACGTCAcagcaaaagaaagatctgCAGTAGGTTCTATCTCATTTTCTAGGATGTATACAGACATGGAGGCCCAAATTCATCACCTAGAGCAAGAAGCATACTGTGCAGTCCTGCGTGCTTTTAAAGCTCAGTCTGATGCGATTACTTGG GAGAAGGAAAGCTTGATTACCGAACTTAGGAAAGAGCTGAGAGTATCAGATGATGAACACAGAGAACTTCTGACCAAGGTTAATTCTGATGACATCATCAGTAAGATAAG AGAGTGGAGAAAAGGAGGCGGGCATCAAGCTGCTAGGCTTAGTGCATCTCAGCCTGTCTATGATCTATTACCCAGTCCTACTGTTTCTGCGTCGcgaaagaaacagaaaacatcTCAATCG CATGGTCAGCCATTCCCTGGTTTATCCTCAATGAAGTCCATGCAGTACCCGTCGACAGGACCTACTTTGAGTAGACAATTAACTGGCCGTAGCTCTTCTGGTCCCCTTGTTGGAAATGAACCTGTTGAAGCAGCAACATTTGATTCATTAATCGGAAGGAAAGTATGGACCAGATGGCCTGAAGACAACAGCTTCTATGAGGCCGTTATCACTGAATACAACCGCACTGAG GGTCGACATGCATTGGTCTATGATATAAATACAGCAAACGAGACATGGGAATGGGTTGATCTCAAGGAG ATCTCTCGTGAGGATATCCGTTGGGAAGGTGAGGATCCGGGCCTATCTCATCGAGGGGGCCATGGCGGTGGGCAAGGAGGACGCAGGGTTAAGAAATCTTTGAACCATGGCGGTGTTACTCCAGGTGCTGGAAGAGGACGAGGACCCATAAAGCCCcaatcaaaaaaagaaattcatcTGTCACAAAATGGTGTAGGGAAGAAGATGCCAGATGATCTGGAATTATTAAATACTGATACTCTGGTAAAGGAG gTGGAGAGAGTTTTCAATGCAAATCATCCAGATCCTTTTGAGCTtgaaaaagcaaggaaaatgCTGAAA GATCATGAACAGGCCCTTGTTGATGCCATCGCAAGGCTTGCATATGCATCGGATGGCGAAA ATGGAGAGCATACGTTTCTGCATGGTCGATCAATGGATGGATAA
- the LOC117633787 gene encoding protein EMSY-LIKE 1-like isoform X1 gives MDYDISDSSGTDDDLPPSHQNRIPRGAHVTAKERSAVGSISFSRMYTDMEAQIHHLEQEAYCAVLRAFKAQSDAITWEKESLITELRKELRVSDDEHRELLTKVNSDDIISKIREWRKGGGHQAARLSASQPVYDLLPSPTVSASRKKQKTSQSHGQPFPGLSSMKSMQYPSTGPTLSRQLTGRSSSGPLVGNEPVEAATFDSLIGRKVWTRWPEDNSFYEAVITEYNRTEGRHALVYDINTANETWEWVDLKEISREDIRWEGEDPGLSHRGGHGGGQGGRRVKKSLNHGGVTPGAGRGRGPIKPQSKKEIHLSQNGVGKKMPDDLELLNTDTLVKEVERVFNANHPDPFELEKARKMLKDHEQALVDAIARLAYASDGESADGEHTFLHGRSMDG, from the exons ATGGACTATGATATCTCCGACAGCAGCG GTACTGATGATGATCTTCCTCCATCTCATCAAAACAGAATTCCAAGAGGGGCTCACGTCAcagcaaaagaaagatctgCAGTAGGTTCTATCTCATTTTCTAGGATGTATACAGACATGGAGGCCCAAATTCATCACCTAGAGCAAGAAGCATACTGTGCAGTCCTGCGTGCTTTTAAAGCTCAGTCTGATGCGATTACTTGG GAGAAGGAAAGCTTGATTACCGAACTTAGGAAAGAGCTGAGAGTATCAGATGATGAACACAGAGAACTTCTGACCAAGGTTAATTCTGATGACATCATCAGTAAGATAAG AGAGTGGAGAAAAGGAGGCGGGCATCAAGCTGCTAGGCTTAGTGCATCTCAGCCTGTCTATGATCTATTACCCAGTCCTACTGTTTCTGCGTCGcgaaagaaacagaaaacatcTCAATCG CATGGTCAGCCATTCCCTGGTTTATCCTCAATGAAGTCCATGCAGTACCCGTCGACAGGACCTACTTTGAGTAGACAATTAACTGGCCGTAGCTCTTCTGGTCCCCTTGTTGGAAATGAACCTGTTGAAGCAGCAACATTTGATTCATTAATCGGAAGGAAAGTATGGACCAGATGGCCTGAAGACAACAGCTTCTATGAGGCCGTTATCACTGAATACAACCGCACTGAG GGTCGACATGCATTGGTCTATGATATAAATACAGCAAACGAGACATGGGAATGGGTTGATCTCAAGGAG ATCTCTCGTGAGGATATCCGTTGGGAAGGTGAGGATCCGGGCCTATCTCATCGAGGGGGCCATGGCGGTGGGCAAGGAGGACGCAGGGTTAAGAAATCTTTGAACCATGGCGGTGTTACTCCAGGTGCTGGAAGAGGACGAGGACCCATAAAGCCCcaatcaaaaaaagaaattcatcTGTCACAAAATGGTGTAGGGAAGAAGATGCCAGATGATCTGGAATTATTAAATACTGATACTCTGGTAAAGGAG gTGGAGAGAGTTTTCAATGCAAATCATCCAGATCCTTTTGAGCTtgaaaaagcaaggaaaatgCTGAAA GATCATGAACAGGCCCTTGTTGATGCCATCGCAAGGCTTGCATATGCATCGGATGGCGAAAGTG CAGATGGAGAGCATACGTTTCTGCATGGTCGATCAATGGATGGATAA